A single region of the Brassica rapa cultivar Chiifu-401-42 chromosome A03, CAAS_Brap_v3.01, whole genome shotgun sequence genome encodes:
- the LOC103860094 gene encoding phospholipase D gamma 1 yields the protein MSMEGSSTGSVRGELLHGNLDICVKEAKNLPNMDRLGKFTRNNNTSDPFVTVFIAGAKIGTTFVINNNENPVWMQHFYVPVAHHAEVVKFVLEDSDQLGAKFIGDVGIPTEELCSGNRIEGLFPILNSSGKPCKKGAVLSLSIQYSPVEMMKVYQMGVGNECEGVPGTYFPLRKGGRVTLYQDAHVEDGTLPSVDLDGGMKYIHGKCWEDMDYAIRKAKNLIYITGWSVYHPVRLVRRNNDPTDGTLGDLLKKRSKEGVRVLLLVWDDPTSRSFPKYRKQGVMNTSDEETRHFFKNSSVQVIICPRSDAEGLHGLVKKSEVETYYTHHQKTVIVDADAGQGRRKIVGFVGGLDVCNGRFDTPNHPLFTTLKTLHKDDVHNPNFVPNAEDGPRQPWHDLHSKIDGPGAYDLLTNFEQRWEKAVKKQHKIWKHRSCSDDALLKINMIPEIMGLSEASSTNDSDPESWHVQVFRSIDSTSVKGFPKDPKEGTGRNLRCGKNILVDMSIHTAYVKAIRSAQHFIYIENQYFFGSSFNWCSHKDLGANNLIPMEIALKIASKIRAREKFAAYIVIPMWPEGDPTGMFMQGILYWQYKTMQMMYQTIYKALVEAELDGQYEPQDYLNFFCLGTREASDETVSKYSSRNQPKKIAKPNAAQVQALKSRRFMIYVHSKGMVVDDEFVLIGSANINKRSLEGTRDTEIAMGGYQLHHSWAKKGSRPRGQIYGYRMSLWAEHLGFLEQGFEEPENMECVRRVRHLSELNWRQYAAEEVTVMTSHLLKYPVQVDRTGKVSSLPGCKTFPDVGGKIIGHVLWAGTKPRHLEVTL from the exons ATGTCCATGGAAGGGTCAAGTACCGGCTCTGTGAGAGGGGAACTGTTACACGGTAACTTAGACATTTGTGTTAAGGAGGCTAAAAATCTTCCTAACATGGATCGGCTCGGGAAGTTTACGAGGAACAACAATACAAGTGATCCGTTCGTGACTGTCTTTATCGCAGGTGCAAAGATTGGCACAACTTTTGTTATCAACAACAATGAGAATCCGGTGTGGATGCAGCATTTCTATGTACCGGTGGCTCACCATGCCGAGGTGGTTAAGTTTGTGTTGGAAGACAGTGACCAACTTGGAGCCAAGTTCATAGGAGATGTTGGAATCCCAACCGAGGAGTTGTGTTCAGGGAATAGGATCGAAGGGCTGTTTCCGATACTTAACAGTAGTGGGAAGCCATGTAAAAAGGGTGCTGTGTTGAGTTTGTCTATTCAATACTCTCCAGTTGAAATGATGAAAGTTTACCAAATGGGTGTTGGTAATGAGTGCGAAGGAGTTCCCGGTACATACTTCCCTTTGAGGAAAGGCGGTAGAGTTACTCTATATCAAGATGCTCATGTTGAAGACGGGACACTTCCGAGTGTAGATCTCGATGGTGGGATGAAGTATATACATGGAAAGTGCTGGGAAGATATGGATTATGCGATTAGAAAGGCAAAGAACTTGATTTATATCACAGGTTGGTCAGTTTACCATCCGGTTAGGCTGGTTCGTCGCAATAATGATCCAACCGATGGTACATTAGGGGATTTGCTTAAAAAAAGATCTAAAGAAGGTGTTAGAGTGTTGCTATTGGTGTGGGATGATCCAACTTCAAGGAGCTTTCCAAAGTACAGAAAA CAAGGAGTTATGAACACAAGCGATGAGGAGACTCGTCATTTTTTCAAGAACTCGTCGGTGCAAGTGATTATTTGTCCTAGATCAGATGCTGAAGGTCTCCACGGCTTAGTAAAAAAAAGT GAAGTTGAAACTTACTACACACATCATCAAAAAACTGTGATTGTAGATGCTGATGCTGGTCAGGGCCGACGAAAGATCGTAGGATTTGTTGGAGGGCTAGACGTGTGCAACGGACGTTTTGATACTCCTAACCATCCTCTCTTTACGACATTGAAGACACTCCATAAAGATGACGTCCATAACCCAAATTTTGTG CCTAATGCTGAAGATGGACCAAGACAACCGTGGCATGATCTACACAGCAAAATTGATGGTCCAGGTGCATATGACCTGCTTACTAATTTTGAACAACGCTGGGAAAAAGCTGtaaaaaaacaacacaaaattTGGAAACATCGGTCGTGTTCTGATGATGCTTTGCTTAAGATTAACATGATACCTGAAATCATGGGACTATCAGAAGCTTCTTCTACTAATGATAGTGATCCAGAGTCTTGGCATGTTCAG GTTTTCCGTTCAATTGATTCAACCTCAGTAAAAGGATTTCCAAAGGACCCAAAGGAGGGTACTGGAAGA AATCTTCGATGTGGGAAGAATATACTCGTAGACATGAGCATACACACGGCTTATGTTAAGGCCATAAGATCTGCTCAGCATTTCATTTACATTGaaaaccaatatttttttgGATCATCATTCAACTGGTGTTCACATAAGGACCTCG GTGCTAATAATCTAATCCCAATGGAAATCGCGCTTAAGATTGCTAGTAAGATTAGAGCTAGGGAGAAGTTTGCTGCTTATATCGTCATTCCAATGTGGCCAGAAGGTGATCCAACAGGTATGTTTATGCAGGGCATTCTATATTGGCAG TATAAAACCATGCAAATGATGTATCAAACTATATATAAGGCACTTGTGGAAGCTGAACTTGATGGTCAGTATGAGCCACAAGACTATTTGAACTTCTTCTGTCTTGGAACCCGAGAGGCTTCTGATGAAACAGTTAGCAAATATAGTTCTCGGAATCAACCTAAGAAAATTGCAAAGCCAAATGCCGcacag GTGCAAGCTTTGAAGAGTCGAAGATTCATGATATATGTGCATTCCAAAGGTATGGTAGTGGACGATGAGTTTGTCTTAATTGGTTCTGCGAATATCAACAAAAGATCCTTGGAAGGAACTAGAGACACTGAAATCGCCATGGGAGGGTATCAACTACACCATTCATGGGCTAAGAAAGGCTCTCGTCCTCGTGGTCAG ATCTATGGATACAGAATGTCGCTGTGGGCAGAGCATCTAGGCTTTCTGGAGCAGGGTTTCGAGGAGCCAGAGAACATGGAATGCGTGAGACGAGTTAGGCATTTGAGTGAGCTCAACTGGAGACAGTATGCAGCAGAGGAAGTCACAGTGATGACAAGTCATCTTCTAAAGTATCCAGTTCAAGTCGATAGAACAGGCAAAGTAAGTTCTCTTCCTGGATGCAAGACATTCCCCGATGTCGGTGGCAAGATCATAGGGCATGTTTTATGGGCTGGAACGAAACCTCGTCATCTGGAAGTTACCTTGTAG
- the LOC103858611 gene encoding cysteine-rich receptor-like protein kinase 45 has translation MFSNKFHIILFVKKIQRNIAFVFAMAGTSFLDTIFRRRKKNSSDFTTSGFLSTFEFDFETIRAATYNFSHVIGRGGFGSVFKGRLQSGEEIAVKRLLGSSIRSERDFRNEVEILSKLRHKNLIHLLGFCSKQDQRYLVYEFMPNSSLQSYISDPHRDSHQLSWEMCRNIVQGMARGLRYIHEESQLWVVHRDINPTHILLDLEFKPKIAGFALARMMQQGESEGESTVIAGTIGFLDPEYMRTGRVSIKSDVYAFGVTILMIISRRRAYSSGGEESLIEHVMRCWNRGEAIYVVHEVMREQEREDSISEILRYIHIALLCIDENAETRPTIDKVLHWFSCCSTPLPEPTISGRFLVEAETNLSFSPSLSPGYSSDMSPTSSR, from the exons atgttcTCAAATAAGTTTCACATTATCCTGTTTGTTAAGAAAATTCAAAGAAACATTGCCTTCGTCTTCGCCATGGCCGGTACTTCATTTCTTGATACGATTTTccgaagaagaaagaagaactcTTCTGACTTCACCACTTCTGGTTTCCTAAGCA CTTTCGAATTCGACTTTGAAACCATTAGAGCTGCAACTTATAACTTCTCACATGTGATTGGTCGTGGGGGATTCGGTTCTGTCTTCAAG gGTAGGCTTCAAAGCGGGGAAGAAATAGCAGTTAAGAGACTACTTGGAAGTTCCATTAGAAGTGAGAGAGATTTTCGTAATGAAGTCGAGATTTTGTCAAAGCTAAGGCACAAGAATCTGATCCATCTTCTTGGTTTCTGCTCTAAACAAGACCAACGTTACCTTGTTTATGAGTTCATGCCTAACTCAAGCCTCCAAAGTTATATATCTG ATCCTCATAGAGATTCTCATCAGCTAAGTTGGGAGATGTGTCGAAACATCGTCCAAGGGATGGCTCGAGGGCTACGTTACATTCATGAAGAATCCCAGTTATGGGTTGTTCACCGCGACATTAACCCTACACACATTCTATTGGATTTAGAATTTAAGCCAAAGATTGCGGGTTTTGCATTGGCTAGGATGATGCAACAAGGTGAGAGTGAAGGGGAATCAACTGTAATTGCCGGCACCAT AGGGTTTTTAGATCCAGAGTACATGAGAACCGGTCGTGTTTCTATCAAATCCGATGTTTATGCCTTTGGAGTTACCATCTTGATGATCATCAGCAGAAGAAGAGCTTATAGTAGTGGAGGCGAAGAATCACTAATTGAACAT GTTATGAGATGTTGGAACAGAGGAGAAGCCATCTATGTGGTCCATGAAGTGATGAGAGAACAAGAACGAGAAGATTCGATAAGCGAAATCTTGAGATACATTCACATTGCTTTGCTATGTATCGATGAAAATGCAGAGACAAGGCCGACTATAGATAAAGTTCTCCACTGGTTTAGTTGTTGTTCTACTCCTTTACCCGAACCAACAATTAGTGGTCGATTTCTTGTAGAGGCAGAAACAAATCTGTCTTTTTCGCCATCTCTATCTCCAGGATATAGCTCTGATATGTCTCCTACGTCTTCACGTTAG
- the LOC103858612 gene encoding magnesium dechelatase SGR2, chloroplastic: MCSLATNLLFPSKMKPVTEKQSTSSLFVTTNNRSKMKNRSAVPVARLFGPAIFEASKLKVSFLGVDEKKHPSKLPRTYTLTHSDITAKLTLAISQSINNSQLQGWANRLFRDEVVAEWKKVKGKMSLHVHCHISGGHFLLDLIAKLRYYIFCKELPVVLKAFVHGDGNLLNSYPELQESPVWVYFHSNIPEYNKVECWGPLWEATQHNHDGKRTRKKCETLPELACPDECKCCFPSVSTIPWSHRHYQHGRGNESENFVGGELGISVPNSERLK; encoded by the exons ATGTGTAGTCTGGCGACAAATCTCTTATTCCCATCGAAGATGAAACCCGTTACAGAGAAACAGAGCACTAGCTCACTCTTCGTTACTACAAATAACAGATCCAAGATGAAGAACAGATCTGCTGTTCCT GTTGCAAGATTATTTGGACCGGCGATTTTTGAAGCCTCCAAATTGAAAGTATCATTCTTAGGAGTTGATGAGAAGAAGCATCCATCAAAGCTCCCAAGAACTTACACTCTTACTCACAGTGACATAACCGCTAAGCTAACTTTAGCTATTTCTCAATCTATCAATAATTCTCAG TTGCAGGGATGGGCTAATAGATTGTTCCGGGACGAAGTAGTGGCCGAGTGGAAGAAAGTGAAGGGTAAAATGTCTCTTCACGTTCATTGCCACATTAGCGGAGGCCATTTCCTTTTGGATCTCATAGCGAAGCTTCGTTACTACATATTTTGTAAGGAATTACCGGTG GTATTGAAAGCTTTTGTTCATGGGGACGGGAACTTGTTGAATAGTTACCCTGAGCTACAAGAATCTCCTGTTTGGGTTTATTTCCACTCAAACATCCCTGAGTACAATAAGGTTGAATGTTGGGGGCCGCTTTGGGAGGCCACGCAGCACAACCACGATGGAAAGAGAACACGCAAAAAATGTGAAACTCTGCCGGAGCTAGCATGTCCCGATGAGTGCAAGTGTTGCTTTCCGTCGGTTAGCACGATCCCGTGGTCTCATCGTCATTATCAACATGGCAGAGGGAATGAGAGTGAGAATTTCGTGGGTGGCGAGTTGGGAATATCTGTCCCTAACTCTGAGAGATTGAAGTGA